CTGGAggtggatgtcccatccctaAACCTCTGTGGGTAGTGCTCCATTGCCAGGAGTCTGTTTGATGCTCCCATTTAGGGTGTTGGCCCTGAAGATGTAAGACCTCCCTCTAACTGAGCCTTCAGTGTGGATGCTTTCGGGCTTGTTCTGGCAACGGAAGAACATAAGGAAGCCATTCCTGTAGTTCTTGTTCATCCATCCATAGAGCAGGGGGTTGACAAATGTAGAGCACATGGCCCCAACATGGAAGACAGTGTACAGGAGTTTGTACTCATGGAAGATAAGAACCAGATCAAGATCAATGGCAAGCTGGAATATGTGGAAGGGGAGCCAACAGACTGCAAATACCACAACAACCATCACAAGCATTTTGGTTGTCTTCCTCCTCCGGCACTGGTTTTCATTTCTAGAAGTGGGACTGACATGGTTTTTCAGCTTGAACCAGATCCTGGTGTACGCATAACAAACAATTGCAAGAGGAAGAACATACTGAAGGAGGAGCATGGACAGGCTGTAGATGGTGGCATCTCTGTTGTTACCAGAGGGCCATTTTTCTGAGCAAACAGCCATTTTGAGGTTAATGGATGGGATTTCCTCATATCGGTACTCCCTGAAGATGGCCAGAGGCCCTGCTAggacagctgctgccagccacatGACAGCTATGATGGTGAAGCTGAGCCTTTTGGAAATCCTGCTGTCCAGATGGAAAACAATACAGCGGTACCTATCCAGGGCAATCACAGTCAGGGTGAGAGTGGACACATGGACACTCAGAGCCTGAGCATAAGGAACCAGGTGACAAAGGACAGCTCCAAACTT
The Parus major isolate Abel chromosome 13, Parus_major1.1, whole genome shotgun sequence DNA segment above includes these coding regions:
- the LOC107210712 gene encoding neuropeptide Y receptor type 2-like gives rise to the protein MESLGPGMGPSEGANSTITIGKTALDEKLPHGWHAKDFVTPTQDLSGSHSVMMDSTKILGVQVILIAAYSLIILLGFIGNSLVIYIIVKYKTMRTVTNFFIANLALADLMVDTLCLPFTLVYTLLDEWKFGAVLCHLVPYAQALSVHVSTLTLTVIALDRYRCIVFHLDSRISKRLSFTIIAVMWLAAAVLAGPLAIFREYRYEEIPSINLKMAVCSEKWPSGNNRDATIYSLSMLLLQYVLPLAIVCYAYTRIWFKLKNHVSPTSRNENQCRRRKTTKMLVMVVVVFAVCWLPFHIFQLAIDLDLVLIFHEYKLLYTVFHVGAMCSTFVNPLLYGWMNKNYRNGFLMFFRCQNKPESIHTEGSVRGRSYIFRANTLNGSIKQTPGNGALPTEV